A part of Entelurus aequoreus isolate RoL-2023_Sb linkage group LG10, RoL_Eaeq_v1.1, whole genome shotgun sequence genomic DNA contains:
- the dynll2a gene encoding dynein, light chain, LC8-type 2a: protein MTDRKAVIKNADMSEDMQQDAVDCATQAMEKYNIEKDIAAYIKKEFDKKYNPTWHCIVGRNFGSYVTHETKHFIYFYLGQVAILLFKSG, encoded by the exons ATGACTGACAGGAAGGCCGTCATCAAGAATGCCGACATGTCTGAGGACATGCAGCAGGACGCCGTGGACTGTGCGACGCAGGCCATGGAGAAGTACAACATAGAGAAGGACATTGCTGCCTACATCAAGAAG GAATTTGACAAGAAGTACAACCCCACCTGGCACTGCATCGTCGGGAGGAACTTCGGCAGCTACGTGACCCACGAGACCAAGCATTTCATCTACTTCTACTTGGGCCAGGTGGCCATCTTGCTCTTCAAGTCTGGCTGA